One Glycine soja cultivar W05 chromosome 7, ASM419377v2, whole genome shotgun sequence genomic window, ATGGAGGGAGTAAATATTAATAGAagaatcataaatatataaaaaaaaattattaaaaaaagacagAAAATATCAGTATGccagtaaaataaataattaaaaaaagttaattaccAATGTAGTCcgtaaaaatataatagatgattaaattgaaccctgaaataataaaatagaaaattggttcgtgaaattgtaaaatataaatcaatttacTCCTTAAAATCATAATAGCGGGTCAAATtggtttccaaaattaaaagggattaattatactttttaaatcCTAACTTCAATTATACGGCTAAAGTTTTTTCTTgtgtattttcttttcaaacttaCATAATTTTGTGAATGTTGACGTAAGAgaatatattgtttaaaaagaACTTAAGTGCACTTTTCTCCTACTTTCAAAACTTTACACATTTTGTTCGTGCCAAGAGAATAtgttaattagaaaaatgcttAATTGGTTTTTTTCCTAGTTTCAAAATTTTGCACATTTTACTCCAAAAGTACAAGCCTTCGAATCTTTGACCCCTTCTTTTCCCACTATCACCAAAGTGTCTGAgtcttttaacttattttatttctaaataaataCCCACAAATTAAAGGGTGGAAGATGTAAAaacaatgaataattttttatataaaagaactaaaatagaaaatatttaataaataaatttattattttaacttttaatatttttcatacaaaTATAAACATGTTCTTAGggaattaaaagtataattaacaaatgcaatagtgatatatatatatatatatatatatatatatatatataaaatttctaaGCAATATATTTCCTTGTATAACATCTGCCATGTTAGTGATAGGGTCCAATTAGGACAAAATTCGCAAAACTGTATAAGTTCAGTGtcagaatacatgaacaaaaaaaactttatgaGCATAATTATcgaggaaaataaaatttagagcataatttgcataattttaaacttaagggataaaaaagtgtaattatgaattttctttttattgtagGGACCCGTTTgattaataattacaaattcAATAACTAAATTCGTTGATAATTGACAATAATGGAGACTATTTATATagccttttttatattaaatagatGATTAATAGAAGGGCCCAAGGACCAAACAAACAAGAGACTAACACAGAAAGCATGTGGCTAAAAAAAGGCAAATATTAAACGTAAAGGAAAGTCGTTCATTGATtgtgttaaaacttaaaaacgtGCACAAGTGCAAACACACTTTTTTTCCTCATATAAACTGAGCTGAATCCGAAGGAAAAgcataaggtaaaaaaaagaagaaaaaaatatacacacgATCTAAACCATGACAAGTTCTGGGATAATTTACAGCATTCCGTGGTGTAAGGGAACAAATTCACTATTAACAAAATcggaaataataatatatcaaagaATCTCTACCTTACAGTTTGTGCCGATCACACTAGCTTGCTTCTCTCAGTTTATGCTGGAAGCATGTGTAGCCCATTGTATGTTACATATGTGGTCGGTCCAATAACAATGATATGAATCCTTGGTCCATGATTTATGGCTCTGGATTATGATTTCGGATGCCATGATCaggcagagaaggagatgaTGCACCACTAATTCTGCTAGCCAATGGTGTGTTCCTTCTTGATTGCCGTTTTGTGGGCACAGTTACACTCTCAGTTTCCAACTTTAGACTCATTACCTCTTCGTCCTCTTCGTCCTCATCAAAAAGGCTAGCTTTGAAAACTGGATGAACATATGCATTCTGAAGGTAAGCTTTCAAGTTAAAGTTGGGATCTGTAGCTCGTTCCAATGTGTCTTTCATCATCGCTTCCTgtttacaattttataaaagcaacgtaaaaattaaaaatgataaggtTCAGtattataagtataaaaagGATTCAGGCATCATTTTATGGATAGTATTAGCTAATGCTTTTGAGCATTTCTACACTCAAGCAGACAGCAGCAAATTATATGCATGCCCTTGTATATGATCTGATGGAAGGATGATATGGATATCTAACAAATCCATCATTGCATACAGCTACTCTTAGGCTTATTAGCCATCGGAATGATTAATCCACATACCTGTAAGGGATATCTAACAAATGCAGGTTCGAAACGGCCTTTGCAGTATATATGGAACCATATCGTCAGTACTGGGAGTACAATTAGAAATGGAGTTGATGAAGCAGCCTCTTTAGTGGTAAGGAGTCCCATCAGAACTATCTGTGACACTATCAGTGCAATAATGACACGAAAATGGACATCAGGCCAGAATGCTGCACCACTCTCGTACTCTTGATTATAAACATTGATAATCTGCAATTGGAAAGTAGGTGTCTTCACCTTATATATATGGCAACAAAAATAGGGGACTCAAATAATACAATCATACTTTGACGTGTATAATATAATTCTAACATCTTGGAACTACCTGATGACGGAACACAACATAGGCGAGCCCAAAGAAAACTATTATGAAAGGAAGAACAGTAGGTGTAACTGAAGCATAGACTAGACCCAGCAAAAAGTACAACTGTATTCGAGGTTCTCCAGTGTTGAAGCCAATACTCCCAGGATCCATAGCCTCTTCCCTATCCTTTTCAGTCTTCACCAAGaaaaaattcttcaagtgatatATGATTAGGGGTTTCAACATCAAAACCTCTGCAGCTATACCAGCCCATCCATCAACCATTATATAAGTGATGAAGAAACTTGCTTTCAAAGGAATTGCAGTGCCAATTGTAATAGGATATCTGACATGAATATAAAAAGAATTCTTAATCATATTAACACGGTGTAAATTAAGACAAGAGCACTAACATCATGGTTCGTAAATAGCCAAAATCATAAAGTATATCCAAAAGTAGGATGATTTCCCCCCTTCTGTACATGTAACATGATGAAATAGTTGACCACAGATACAACAAATTTACAAAGACATGTAAACTTATTGGCATAGTAGAACATATGTAAGCAATCAAAACAAAGCAAACATAATgacaattaaaaaagtaaataatttttagaggAGAAAAAAACCCCTTTTATCTTGAATGACTCACTCATTGGCTGGTTGGTGAATGAAAGAGTCCAGCTGTTCAAATGCTGTTCCGGTAAGTATGTTCCCAAgaaatatattcacaaaattgaaAAGATAGTATCTAGAAGCTGCTCTTCTCTCCAGAGATGAAATAGATCCAAAGCCTTCAAATTTTGACATGATCATCAATATTGTTGGCAAGAAGATGAGAAAAAGCTTCAATGCAATACCGGGTAGAAAACCTTGAATGAACGACTTAATGAAAGGACTGCACAATAAAGTAAATTCAAATAAGTAACCTCCAGGGATGCATGGGGATGGAATTATATATTCAGAGGTACAGCTATGAGATGAGACTTACATATCAATAAGAGGATTTAACCATGGTGCTCTTTTGCGGATTCCCTCAATACTTGCAAGACCTTGTACAATTGCAATTGGGATCATAAAAAAGAAGGTGAGAAAAAAGAATGCAACAGCCATGATCAACCTTCTCACGGTGAGGGAAACATATGGAATTGCCAAATTCGACCAATAGATGTCACGTGGCTCTGGCGCCCACTCTGTCAACCACATTGTTGGGTTTCTGGTTTGTTGGGTTTGTGCACAAACTGCAGCACCCCATCGTGTTTTAAACGAAACAAATGCCGCAGGCATGATGGACTTGGGATCATTGCTGACATTATCCCTCTCTAACGCTATCTGTGAAAGGAAATAAACTTGAATCATTGCAATCATCATGAGAATTTCGAAAGACAATTTATGAAAACATAATAAGGCCCATAATTTTGAGTTAAACGTCTTCCTTCAGCATCTGTTTAAAATTCCCAGCAGAAAACAAATGGTACTTACTTCCTTTGACAGTTTGTCAATTTCAGTGTTGTGATGATCGATAGCATCTACTTTGTTTCCGCAAAGACCAAGGAAGCCAGTCTAGTAAAACATACAAGAGAGAAAGATTGCAGTAAATCTGAAGATGGCCACGACAAACTTTTGAAGCCATGtcagattaaaattaaatacctTTATTTGAGGCCTTTCTGAAGTTCTTTCAACTTTGTTTTGATAATATACAAGCCAATTctgcaacttcttcttctttttaaccaacttTGCAAGTTTGTTTGCATTATAAACAACCTGCATTAATGTCACAATAAATATGCTGAAACATTATTTCCCCCCTCTCAAAGTCCCAAATGAAAGGGGAAAATTACATTGTCGTAATAATAGATAGATCTAGCTAATACTGAACTCAATGTTTCATGAACATCATTTCAGAATCAATGAGACAATTAACGAATTTAACAATGCATTAAAAGATGTAATTTTCAAAGTAGAAACCACCCAACACTTCTTAAATtcttaatatcaaaataaatgagataattaATGACAGAACATCCTAGCAGCATAGCGTACACAGGTGGAACCAACCTGGTGAGTAAGATAGTTATCTGGATGGTTGACCAGAAAAAAGTGCTCCACAAGCTCACTTACAGATTCATCAGGATCTGGTGGAATGTTTCTAACGAGCacctgaaaataatatttttttcaataagcaAAATATGCATGATCGAATATCTCATATATATAAATGCTAATATGTAAGTGGTGTAACCTTTCAGTCCATAACTACAATTTCCCAAAACttgttaaaagattaaaaaaaaaaagctgacGGATTGGAGAGCTCTTCTATATTGAAAGAATATTTGTTCTTGAcctgttttattgttttaaccatttttttatataacttctTCAAAGtccttttaactttttatatccCTCCCATACATCTAAAAGCCACATAACAGTCATCACTCCATTGTTTTGCTTATTTATTGATATACATAGCTAGCTGAATAATATGCTTGGCCTATGACCAGAAAATCCTCACCAATAATCTACAGAGTTGTTAACTACAGAAAATCATGATATATACACGATCAAGGTCTGCCTAAAAAATGACCAAGTCGCGTACCACCTCTAACACAAGAAACAAAACATCAAAGTTTCATTGCTTCATCTCAAAGCTGCCCAAAAACTGATAAAAGTGAATGCGGCAGATAAAAACAGCACAATATGCAACAAAGAAGTATTACATAGAAAAAATCCTCATTAAAATGGAGAAAAATCAACTTTACCGTAAATTGATCAGGTCGGCGTTTTTCAGCTGCAAGAAATTGCAATCTCATTGAGGCAACTTTTTCATACTCCTTTAGTAAAATATAGCATGTCCAAAAGGTAAATGCATAAGCAACTAGTATGTGTGCCCAAAACCTGAGGCAGAGTACAAAATTTTAGAGGAGCACACAGACATAATAGCAATTTAAGAAGTGAGATGAATGCACCACAACAGTAATTCCATAACTTTTAACAAGTGAGATTATGCATAAAAATTGAATTGCTGATAATAGGAATGGAGAAACAAGGGGTGCTATCTTAAGATGTAATGATAAGGATTCTGATGAGAAggcaaattaattaagatataatCACAGAATTTGGAGAAGAGAAGCAATAATGATAAATATTCTGATAAGAAGAAAAGTAATTAGGATATAATCACAAAATCTAGAGAAAATATGCAAAGCAGTTAAGGTTTCCATGGTATATTAGGGTTGCACCAAGTTAAACACTAGACCTAAAGTCTCAACTTAGTTAAACTATATACATTTGGTCAACAATACATCTTTAAATGCAGGTAGTACTTTGGATTAGAAACTAGTAATTTACTAAATAACACGAAGATGCAACAGCAAAAGTGTAATAGCACAGCATGATGGTTTAGAAACCTTTCAGATCGACTATGGACGTTTGAAATTGAGAGTTTATCAATGTCACTCGAAGTTATGTTGTCCCGACCAGCGCTTTCTAGACCGGTACTTGTGGCGTTGACAGGAACCAGAACTGCCCATGCCAGAAATGCTATTGGAACAAAGATTTTAAGTCTGCATAACAGAAACAGAAAACTTCAAGATCATATTCTCCTCAGCTGATGTAGTGATGTAGTATTCACTCATTTTTGTTCATAGTTCATACCCTATCAAGTAAATCCTCAAGTAAACAACAGAGTCCAATCCAGCATGGTCAATGAGTTCGGGTTCCGGCATTCTAAGTGCAGCTGGCATCCAATTCAAAAACCTAAGGTATGATCTCCAATCTAAATTGACAAACTTGCGCACAAACGCTCCTCCGTGCACAGGATCTGTTCTTAAACCCTTCAGGTACCATTTTGGGAAGTATACCCGATCATTAAAAGGTTGAAGTCTCAAAATAGCAAATGccacaaagaaaataaatgcacTCAAAATGTTCAAGCCAGCTGCAACCCCAATATCTGAAAGTGTAGCCATTTTTCCCCCCTCTAGGAAGAACACACGGTATACACCTGTAAAGCAATCAAAATAAACGAATAACAAAACAAGGTTTTGATAGAAACACgaacaatttagtaaaaatcTTGGTGAAAAGAATTTGTATCTTATGTCAGACatactttaataaaaataaacacgAGCAAATTAGTCAGAAATAAGAGGTTTTTGTTTTCTCCATAAAGTCCAGAGGAATGATTCATAACCAATCCCTGATCTTTGTTTGTACCTTCTTACTATTTTCTGTCGTACCCTAATTTATCAGGCGTTTCCTTTCCTACAACAGATTTTACTCCTCTAGGGCtaaaacagaaataaataaaaagacctTTTATATTTCcaagaaatagaaattaaaaaagaaaaggttcgTACTTTGTGGTTGTTGCACACAGTTGGGTGAGGGGAAACCCCAAGTGTGTATAAACcgaaaaatgaaaggaaatcaGAGGTGAAGATCCAAAGTTGAATCAAAGGATATCTTGGAAAGAGAAAGAAGCAAGAAGATTCGGCCACCGTCGTGCAGTGAAAGCTCCTTAGAAGACACGACACTTTCAAACCCTTCCCTACCCAACACACCAACTATCACAAGAGATCACAGGCTTCCATGGATCAAAGgaaggaaagagagagagagaataaagGGAATAAAAGACAGTGCTGGAGCTTACTTGTTACATTACAGGTGAACAACAAAACACTCTCTACTCATTCTAATGTACCACTGTCCTATACTCCTATTATTTATGTGAGATTTTGCGAAGAAAGGTTAATACGTAGTATTTAATACTATGaaatagtagtagtagtatcTCGTCTCATTCAAACcgcttaaaaaatattttaacataaaaaaaaaactcaaaaatatcataaaaatatagttttttatttcttaataaaagGATTCTTAACATATTTCACATTGATGGAATATTAAATGTTAGTGTGAATAATTAACAGTTATAAGAAATATTCAATAAGCTCATCATCGTGGACTCCAAACAGTGTGTCGGTAAGGTGCCACGTGGTGTGTTCCAACGGACAACGGCTACTTTTTCATTGTTTGCTGGGATGTGAAGGCGTTGGTACACGCGCTGATAGAAAGCGTGAGAGATTAGGTTTGATAAAACCGAAAGAGACGAAGTTGGTGTCAGAGACAGAAATATGAGGGAGCGACAGGTAGATTAAGCGACCATCGGCGTATCCGTGTGGACAATGCGTTTTTCTCGCGGGAATGGGCCACGTGGTACACCACACCTGTTGATgaacattttaaatatatttaataagacTCTAAGAttatctataaaatatttttaaattattaactaataaatttCTCATGTGAGTAATGAAATTGGAAGTTCATTGGGTATGAACTTTatccttattaaaaaattaatttttttcacagaTCACATtttctaatacatttttttatacatctttcttcattaatta contains:
- the LOC114420198 gene encoding calcium permeable stress-gated cation channel 1-like; translation: MATLSDIGVAAGLNILSAFIFFVAFAILRLQPFNDRVYFPKWYLKGLRTDPVHGGAFVRKFVNLDWRSYLRFLNWMPAALRMPEPELIDHAGLDSVVYLRIYLIGLKIFVPIAFLAWAVLVPVNATSTGLESAGRDNITSSDIDKLSISNVHSRSERFWAHILVAYAFTFWTCYILLKEYEKVASMRLQFLAAEKRRPDQFTVLVRNIPPDPDESVSELVEHFFLVNHPDNYLTHQVVYNANKLAKLVKKKKKLQNWLVYYQNKVERTSERPQIKTGFLGLCGNKVDAIDHHNTEIDKLSKEIALERDNVSNDPKSIMPAAFVSFKTRWGAAVCAQTQQTRNPTMWLTEWAPEPRDIYWSNLAIPYVSLTVRRLIMAVAFFFLTFFFMIPIAIVQGLASIEGIRKRAPWLNPLIDIPFIKSFIQGFLPGIALKLFLIFLPTILMIMSKFEGFGSISSLERRAASRYYLFNFVNIFLGNILTGTAFEQLDSFIHQPANEYPITIGTAIPLKASFFITYIMVDGWAGIAAEVLMLKPLIIYHLKNFFLVKTEKDREEAMDPGSIGFNTGEPRIQLYFLLGLVYASVTPTVLPFIIVFFGLAYVVFRHQIINVYNQEYESGAAFWPDVHFRVIIALIVSQIVLMGLLTTKEAASSTPFLIVLPVLTIWFHIYCKGRFEPAFVRYPLQEAMMKDTLERATDPNFNLKAYLQNAYVHPVFKASLFDEDEEDEEVMSLKLETESVTVPTKRQSRRNTPLASRISGASSPSLPDHGIRNHNPEP